The Populus alba chromosome 4, ASM523922v2, whole genome shotgun sequence genome contains a region encoding:
- the LOC118055088 gene encoding probable ubiquitin conjugation factor E4 isoform X1 gives MATTSNKPQRSLQEIEDIILRRILSVSLADSSDPRIFYLEMTAAEILSEGKDLKLTRDLIERVLIDRLSVQSPNAEPPFNYLLGCYRRAVDELKKIANMKDKNVKSELELSIKQVKKLSVSYCRIHLGNPDLFGGDSSVVRKNGNSNVSPVLPLIFAMVDGFNSGGIQPPPPGFLEEFFREGDFDSLDPILKGLYEDLRGNVLKVSVLGNFQQPLRALLFLVSFNVGAKSLVSHKWWIPTGAYVNGRVIEMTSILGPFFHVSAWPDNTIFKSEPDVGQQCFSDATNHRPADLLSSFTTIKTLVNNLYDGLAEVLLALLKNGDTRESVLQYLAEVINRNATRAHIQVDPLSCASSGMFINLSAVMLKLSEPFLDANLSKRNKIDPNYVFHNNRLDLRGLTALLSSSEEITQWLNTPGKTDISAQSNHVENRLLQSQEATSSGSSGERSKYSFICECFFMTARVLNLGLLKAFSDFKHLVQEISRCEDMLSTFKALQEQTLSQQLQQDIDRLQKDIELYSQEKLCYEAQILRDGALIQRALSFYRLMLVWLVSLVGGFKMPLPSTCPKEFASMPEHFVEDAMELIIFASRIPKALDGVLLDDFMNFIIMFMASPTYIRNPYLRAKMVEVLNCWMPRRSGSSATASLFEGHQLSLEYLVRNLLKLYVDIELTGSHTQFYDKFNIRHNIAELLEYLWQVPSHRDIWRKIAKEEEKGVYLNFLNFLINDSIYLLDESLSKILELKGLEAEMSNTTEWERRPAQERQERTRLFHSQENIIRIDMQLANEDVSMLTFTSEQITAPFLLPEMADRVANMLNYFLLQLVGPQRKSLTLKDPEKYEFRPKQLLKQIVCIYVHLARGDNENIFPAAISKDGRSYNEQLFTAAADVLWRIGEDGRVIQEFIELGTKSRVAASEAMDAEAALGEIPDEFLDPIQCTLMKDPVILPSSRTTVDRPVIQRHLLSDNTDPFNRSHLTVDMLIPNTELKARIKEFIRSQELKRHGEDFSLQRAKDTIQTTTEEMLID, from the exons ATGGCAACGACCTCAAATAAACCTCAGAGATCTCTCCAAGAAATCGAGGACATTATCCTCCGCAGAATCCTCTCAGTCTCCCTCGCCGACTCCTCTGATCCTCGAATTTTCTACTTAGAAATGACAGCAGCTGAGATTCTCAGTGAAGGCAAAGACTTGAAACTCACTCGCGACTTAATCGAACGTGTCTTGATCGATCGATTGTCTGTTCAAAGCCCTAACGCGGAACCTCCTTTCAATTACCTCTTAGGCTGCTACCGTCGTGCTGTTGATGAGTTGAAGAAAATCGCCAATATGAAGGACAAAAATGTGAAATCAGAGCTGGAATTGTCTATCAAGCAAGTCAAGAAGTTGTCGGTTTCGTATTGCAGGATTCATTTAGGGAATCCTGACTTGTTTGGGGGTGATTCGAGTGTTGTTAGAAAGAACGGGAATTCCAATGTTTCTCCGGTTCTGCCCTTGATTTTTGCGATGGTTGATGGGTTTAATAGTGGCGGAATTCAGCCGCCGCCGCCGGGGTTTTTAGAGGAGTTTTTTAGAGAAGGGGATTTTGATAGCTTGGATCCGATTTTGAAGGGTTTGTATGAGGATTTGAGGGGaaatgttttgaaggtttctGTTTTAGGGAATTTTCAacaaccattaagggctttattgtttttggttAGTTTTAATGTCGGTGCTAAATCACTTGTTAGTCATAAGTGGTGGATTCCGACAGGGGCATATGTAAATGGGAGAGTTATTGAAATGACAAGTATTTTGGGTCCTTTTTTTCATGTTAGTGCATGGCCtgataatactatttttaagaGCGAGCCGGATGTTGG GCAGCAGTGTTTCTCTGATGCAACAAATCATCGACCTGCTGATTTGTTATCTTCATTTACTACAATTAAGACTCTTGTGAATAATTTATATGATGGATTAGCAGAAGTGCTTCTTGCTCTTCTTAAAAATGGTGATACTCGTGAGAGCGTGCTTCAGTATCTTGCTGAGGTGATCAATAGAAATGCGACAAGAGCTCACATACAG GTTGATCCTTTATCTTGTGCAAGTTCGGGCATGTTTATCAATCTAAGTGCTGTCATGCTTAAGCTATCTGAACCTTTTTTAGATGCAAATTTGTCAAAAAGGAACAAAATCGATCCAAATTACGTGTTTCACAATAACCGTTTGGATCTAAG AGGGTTGACAGCTCTGCTTTCATCATCAGAAGAAATCACTCAATGGCTTAATACTCCTGGAAAAACTGATATCTCTGCACAATCTAATCATGTTGAAAATCGATTGTTACAATCTCAAGAAGCCACCAGTTCTGGTAGTAGTGGTGAAAGGTCTAAATACTCATTTATTTGTGAGTGCTTCTTTATGACTGCAAGGGTGCTCAACTTGGGTCTGTTAAAAGCATTTTCCGACTTTAAGCATCTAGTTCAG GAAATTTCTAGATGCGAAGATATGCTCTCCACTTTTAAAGCCTTGCAGGAGCAGACGCTGTCTCAGCAGCTGCAGCAGGATATTGACCGTCTTCAGAAAGATATAGAGTTATATTCACAGGAAAAGCTTTGTTATGAAGCTCAGATATTAAGG GATGGAGCACTTATTCAACGTGCACTTTCTTTCTACCGGTTAATGTTGGTTTGGCTGGTTAGCCTGGTTGGTGGATTTAAAATGCCTCTTCCATCAACTTGCCCAAAGGAATTTGCCTCAATGCCGGAGCATTTTGTGGAAGATGCCATGGAACTAATTATATTTGCCTCTCGGATTCCAAAAGCTTTGGATGGAGTCTTACTG GATGATTTTATGAACTTCATTATCATGTTCATGGCAAGTCCTACATATATTAGAAACCCTTATTTAAGAGCAAAGATGGTTGAAGTATTGAACTGCTGGATGCCACGGAGAAG TGGTTCATCTGCTACAGCTTCTCTATTTGAAGGGCACCAGTTGTCACTTGAGTATCTTGTGAGGAACCTCTTGAAGCTTTATGTTGACATTGAGCTCACAGGCTCTCACACACAG TTCTATGACAAGTTCAACATACGGCATAATATTGCTGAACTTCTTGAATATCTATGGCAGGTCCCTAGTCATCGTGATATTTGGAGAAAG ATTGCTAAGGAAGAGGAAAAGGGTGTCTATCTGAATTTCTTGAACTTCCTGATCAACGATAGCATCTATCTTCTGGATGAAAGTCTGAGCAAAATTCTTGAACTCAAAGGGTTAGAAGCTGAGATGTCCAACACCACAGAATGGGAGCGAAGACCAGCTCAAGAGAGGCAGGAGAGAACCCGCCTTTTCCATTCCCAAGAGAAT ATCATCCGCATTGATATGCAGTTGGCAAATGAAGATGTGAGCATGCTGACATTTACATCAGAACAGATTACAGCACCTTTCCTTCTTCCTGAGATG GCTGACAGAGTGGCCAACATGCTCAATTACTTCTTGTTACAACTTGTGGGTCCCCAAAGGAAATCCCTTACCCTGAAAGACCCTGAAAAGTATGAATTTCGCCCAAAACAGTTGCTTAAGCAG ATTGTCTGTATATATGTTCATTTGGCGAGGGGTGATAATGAAAACATATTCCCAGCTGCCATCTCGAAGGATGGGCGGTCATACAATGAGCAG TTATTTACTGCTGCTGCTGATGTCCTTTGGAGAATTGGTGAAGATGGAAGGGTCATCCAGGAATTTATTGAGCTTGGTACAAAATCCAGGGTTGCAGCTTCTGAGGCAATGGATGCTGAGGCTGCCCTTGGAGAGATACCAGATGAATTCCTTGATCCAATCCAG TGCACTTTGATGAAGGATCCGGTGATCTTACCTTCTTCAAGAACCACAGTTGATAGGCCTGTCATTCAAAGGCATCTTCTGAGTGACAAT ACTGACCCCTTCAACCGATCCCATCTTACTGTGGACATGTTGATTCCAAACACTGAGTTGAAGGCAAGAATAAAGGAGTTCATCAGGTCCCAAGAATTAAAGAGGCATGGGGAAGACTTCAGCTTGCAGAGGGCCAAAGATACAATCCAAACAACAACTGAAGAAATGTTGATTGATTAG
- the LOC118055088 gene encoding probable ubiquitin conjugation factor E4 isoform X2 — MATTSNKPQRSLQEIEDIILRRILSVSLADSSDPRIFYLEMTAAEILSEGKDLKLTRDLIERVLIDRLSVQSPNAEPPFNYLLGCYRRAVDELKKIANMKDKNVKSELELSIKQVKKLSVSYCRIHLGNPDLFGGDSSVVRKNGNSNVSPVLPLIFAMVDGFNSGGIQPPPPGFLEEFFREGDFDSLDPILKGLYEDLRGNVLKVSVLGNFQQPLRALLFLVSFNVGAKSLVSHKWWIPTGAYVNGRVIEMTSILGPFFHVSAWPDNTIFKSEPDVGQQCFSDATNHRPADLLSSFTTIKTLVNNLYDGLAEVLLALLKNGDTRESVLQYLAEVINRNATRAHIQVDPLSCASSGMFINLSAVMLKLSEPFLDANLSKRNKIDPNYVFHNNRLDLRGLTALLSSSEEITQWLNTPGKTDISAQSNHVENRLLQSQEATSSGSSGERSKYSFICECFFMTARVLNLGLLKAFSDFKHLVQEISRCEDMLSTFKALQEQTLSQQLQQDIDRLQKDIELYSQEKLCYEAQILRDGALIQRALSFYRLMLVWLVSLVGGFKMPLPSTCPKEFASMPEHFVEDAMELIIFASRIPKALDGVLLDDFMNFIIMFMASPTYIRNPYLRAKMVEVLNCWMPRRSGSSATASLFEGHQLSLEYLVRNLLKLYVDIELTGSHTQVPSHRDIWRKIAKEEEKGVYLNFLNFLINDSIYLLDESLSKILELKGLEAEMSNTTEWERRPAQERQERTRLFHSQENIIRIDMQLANEDVSMLTFTSEQITAPFLLPEMADRVANMLNYFLLQLVGPQRKSLTLKDPEKYEFRPKQLLKQIVCIYVHLARGDNENIFPAAISKDGRSYNEQLFTAAADVLWRIGEDGRVIQEFIELGTKSRVAASEAMDAEAALGEIPDEFLDPIQCTLMKDPVILPSSRTTVDRPVIQRHLLSDNTDPFNRSHLTVDMLIPNTELKARIKEFIRSQELKRHGEDFSLQRAKDTIQTTTEEMLID; from the exons ATGGCAACGACCTCAAATAAACCTCAGAGATCTCTCCAAGAAATCGAGGACATTATCCTCCGCAGAATCCTCTCAGTCTCCCTCGCCGACTCCTCTGATCCTCGAATTTTCTACTTAGAAATGACAGCAGCTGAGATTCTCAGTGAAGGCAAAGACTTGAAACTCACTCGCGACTTAATCGAACGTGTCTTGATCGATCGATTGTCTGTTCAAAGCCCTAACGCGGAACCTCCTTTCAATTACCTCTTAGGCTGCTACCGTCGTGCTGTTGATGAGTTGAAGAAAATCGCCAATATGAAGGACAAAAATGTGAAATCAGAGCTGGAATTGTCTATCAAGCAAGTCAAGAAGTTGTCGGTTTCGTATTGCAGGATTCATTTAGGGAATCCTGACTTGTTTGGGGGTGATTCGAGTGTTGTTAGAAAGAACGGGAATTCCAATGTTTCTCCGGTTCTGCCCTTGATTTTTGCGATGGTTGATGGGTTTAATAGTGGCGGAATTCAGCCGCCGCCGCCGGGGTTTTTAGAGGAGTTTTTTAGAGAAGGGGATTTTGATAGCTTGGATCCGATTTTGAAGGGTTTGTATGAGGATTTGAGGGGaaatgttttgaaggtttctGTTTTAGGGAATTTTCAacaaccattaagggctttattgtttttggttAGTTTTAATGTCGGTGCTAAATCACTTGTTAGTCATAAGTGGTGGATTCCGACAGGGGCATATGTAAATGGGAGAGTTATTGAAATGACAAGTATTTTGGGTCCTTTTTTTCATGTTAGTGCATGGCCtgataatactatttttaagaGCGAGCCGGATGTTGG GCAGCAGTGTTTCTCTGATGCAACAAATCATCGACCTGCTGATTTGTTATCTTCATTTACTACAATTAAGACTCTTGTGAATAATTTATATGATGGATTAGCAGAAGTGCTTCTTGCTCTTCTTAAAAATGGTGATACTCGTGAGAGCGTGCTTCAGTATCTTGCTGAGGTGATCAATAGAAATGCGACAAGAGCTCACATACAG GTTGATCCTTTATCTTGTGCAAGTTCGGGCATGTTTATCAATCTAAGTGCTGTCATGCTTAAGCTATCTGAACCTTTTTTAGATGCAAATTTGTCAAAAAGGAACAAAATCGATCCAAATTACGTGTTTCACAATAACCGTTTGGATCTAAG AGGGTTGACAGCTCTGCTTTCATCATCAGAAGAAATCACTCAATGGCTTAATACTCCTGGAAAAACTGATATCTCTGCACAATCTAATCATGTTGAAAATCGATTGTTACAATCTCAAGAAGCCACCAGTTCTGGTAGTAGTGGTGAAAGGTCTAAATACTCATTTATTTGTGAGTGCTTCTTTATGACTGCAAGGGTGCTCAACTTGGGTCTGTTAAAAGCATTTTCCGACTTTAAGCATCTAGTTCAG GAAATTTCTAGATGCGAAGATATGCTCTCCACTTTTAAAGCCTTGCAGGAGCAGACGCTGTCTCAGCAGCTGCAGCAGGATATTGACCGTCTTCAGAAAGATATAGAGTTATATTCACAGGAAAAGCTTTGTTATGAAGCTCAGATATTAAGG GATGGAGCACTTATTCAACGTGCACTTTCTTTCTACCGGTTAATGTTGGTTTGGCTGGTTAGCCTGGTTGGTGGATTTAAAATGCCTCTTCCATCAACTTGCCCAAAGGAATTTGCCTCAATGCCGGAGCATTTTGTGGAAGATGCCATGGAACTAATTATATTTGCCTCTCGGATTCCAAAAGCTTTGGATGGAGTCTTACTG GATGATTTTATGAACTTCATTATCATGTTCATGGCAAGTCCTACATATATTAGAAACCCTTATTTAAGAGCAAAGATGGTTGAAGTATTGAACTGCTGGATGCCACGGAGAAG TGGTTCATCTGCTACAGCTTCTCTATTTGAAGGGCACCAGTTGTCACTTGAGTATCTTGTGAGGAACCTCTTGAAGCTTTATGTTGACATTGAGCTCACAGGCTCTCACACACAG GTCCCTAGTCATCGTGATATTTGGAGAAAG ATTGCTAAGGAAGAGGAAAAGGGTGTCTATCTGAATTTCTTGAACTTCCTGATCAACGATAGCATCTATCTTCTGGATGAAAGTCTGAGCAAAATTCTTGAACTCAAAGGGTTAGAAGCTGAGATGTCCAACACCACAGAATGGGAGCGAAGACCAGCTCAAGAGAGGCAGGAGAGAACCCGCCTTTTCCATTCCCAAGAGAAT ATCATCCGCATTGATATGCAGTTGGCAAATGAAGATGTGAGCATGCTGACATTTACATCAGAACAGATTACAGCACCTTTCCTTCTTCCTGAGATG GCTGACAGAGTGGCCAACATGCTCAATTACTTCTTGTTACAACTTGTGGGTCCCCAAAGGAAATCCCTTACCCTGAAAGACCCTGAAAAGTATGAATTTCGCCCAAAACAGTTGCTTAAGCAG ATTGTCTGTATATATGTTCATTTGGCGAGGGGTGATAATGAAAACATATTCCCAGCTGCCATCTCGAAGGATGGGCGGTCATACAATGAGCAG TTATTTACTGCTGCTGCTGATGTCCTTTGGAGAATTGGTGAAGATGGAAGGGTCATCCAGGAATTTATTGAGCTTGGTACAAAATCCAGGGTTGCAGCTTCTGAGGCAATGGATGCTGAGGCTGCCCTTGGAGAGATACCAGATGAATTCCTTGATCCAATCCAG TGCACTTTGATGAAGGATCCGGTGATCTTACCTTCTTCAAGAACCACAGTTGATAGGCCTGTCATTCAAAGGCATCTTCTGAGTGACAAT ACTGACCCCTTCAACCGATCCCATCTTACTGTGGACATGTTGATTCCAAACACTGAGTTGAAGGCAAGAATAAAGGAGTTCATCAGGTCCCAAGAATTAAAGAGGCATGGGGAAGACTTCAGCTTGCAGAGGGCCAAAGATACAATCCAAACAACAACTGAAGAAATGTTGATTGATTAG
- the LOC118055089 gene encoding uncharacterized protein → MGACKTLITTSLTSLPKPKKPFSPFSKTQTLTRPPSVSFTPCTRPRSSTATQSAFSLDPPDDTVELLLTKRDDVLRLMKMERRITKTHDDTVLGSHWFPYFDRFKCGGVDLSSGEVLEAVGPYMMEERKERIRNTVKSRSYSLCLVVEGLTDFGNVSAVFRSADALGFQSVHVISCDSSKRYRENRHVSMGAEKWLDIELWDSAKDCFQVLKSRGYRIATTHVGIDAVSIYDMDWSCPTAIVVGNENRGISDEALELSDLHCSIPMKGMVDSFNVSVAAGILMHHAVCDRTSRLGSHGDLTPEETQILLAEFSLRHSKNMISIAHDYAKRKAATPKPKL, encoded by the exons ATGGGAGCCTGCAAAACCCTTATCACCACCTCTCTAACTTCCCtcccaaaacccaaaaaaccctTCTCTCCATTCTccaaaacccaaaccctaacccGCCCTCCCTCTGTATCCTTCACTCCCTGCACCAGACCTCGCTCTTCAACAGCAACCCAATCAGCATTCTCATTAGACCCCCCAGACGACACCGTTGAACTCCTTCTCACCAAACGGGACGACGTGTTACGACTAATGAAAATGGAAAGAAGAATAACAAAAACCCACGACGACACTGTCTTGGGTTCTCATTGGTTTCCTTATTTCGACAGGTTCAAGTGTGGAGGTGTGGATTTGAGTAGCGGTGAGGTTTTGGAAGCGGTGGGGCCGTATATGatggaagagagaaaagagaggattCGAAATACGGTTAAGAGTAGGAGTTATTCCCTTTGTTTGGTTGTTGAAGGATTGACTGATTTCGGAAACGTTTCGGCTGTGTTTCGGTCTGCTGATGCTTTGGGGTTTCAGTCTGTTCATGTCATTTCTTGTGATAGCTCCAAAAG ATATAGGGAGAATAGGCATGTGAGCATGGGAGCAGAGAAATGGTTGGATATTGAATTATGGGATTCTGCTAAAGActgttttcaagttttaaaatcacGTGGTTATCGGATTGCTACCACTCATGTTGGAATCGATGCG GTATCTATTTATGACATGGATTGGTCATGCCCAACTGCAATAGTTGTTGGAAATGAAAATAG GGGAATTAGTGATGAGGCTCTGGAACTGTCAGATTTGCATTGCAGTATTCCTATGAAAGGCATGGTCGACTCTTTCAATGTTTCAGTTGCTGCAGGCATCCTCATGCACCATGCTGTTTGTGACAGAACTTCGCGCCTG GGCTCTCATGGTGATTTGACCCCGGAAGAAACACAGATCCTGCTTGCTGAGTTTTCACTTCGTCATAGCAAGAATATGATAAGCATTGCCCATGACTATGCGAAGCGAAAGGCAGCCACTCCCAAGCCAAAGCTATGA